Proteins from one Staphylococcus saprophyticus subsp. saprophyticus ATCC 15305 = NCTC 7292 genomic window:
- a CDS encoding CPBP family intramembrane glutamic endopeptidase, translating into MSFKNDHKYQWKDMQGKDFLLPFIYLIGNFCLSIVILTIMIGINETQGKNNANFNANFSGTPGILMEMIAFIIIFALWILFHRHSFRQSWKQGLQNIKQHWKLIVITFIVIIVFKEIYPYLVNAFAPEHWKFEETQNDKMVEEMFATPVSTILAFFSIVIIAPMTEEFLFRHLIIGELGKKLNFYVMSVISIIVFASLHVTEAKSPLEIVMYLAIAVGIVYVYMKSQRSLAVAIALHALNNLLAYIFMIIM; encoded by the coding sequence ATGTCGTTTAAAAATGATCATAAGTATCAGTGGAAAGATATGCAAGGGAAAGATTTTCTACTACCGTTTATTTATTTGATAGGTAATTTTTGTTTATCTATAGTCATCTTAACAATCATGATTGGAATCAATGAAACGCAAGGGAAAAATAACGCTAACTTTAATGCTAACTTTTCAGGTACGCCAGGCATATTAATGGAAATGATTGCCTTTATAATTATATTCGCGTTATGGATTTTATTCCATAGACATTCATTTAGACAATCGTGGAAACAGGGGCTACAAAATATTAAGCAACACTGGAAACTCATTGTCATTACATTTATCGTTATTATAGTGTTTAAAGAAATTTATCCATATTTAGTAAATGCATTCGCACCAGAACATTGGAAATTTGAAGAAACACAAAATGACAAAATGGTGGAGGAAATGTTTGCTACGCCTGTATCAACCATATTAGCTTTTTTCTCAATTGTAATTATTGCACCAATGACAGAAGAATTTTTATTTAGACATTTAATTATTGGCGAATTAGGAAAGAAATTAAATTTCTATGTTATGTCTGTTATTTCAATTATTGTGTTTGCATCTTTACATGTAACAGAAGCTAAATCTCCATTAGAAATTGTGATGTATCTTGCCATAGCAGTTGGTATTGTATATGTATATATGAAATCGCAGCGTAGTTTAGCTGTAGCCATTGCGTTACATGCTTTGAATAATTTATTAGCGTATATTTTCATGATTATCATGTAA
- a CDS encoding L-lactate dehydrogenase → MSKLGIIGLGKVGTQVLTDVQQLNLFSEIILIDDRADVASGEALDHIHSQGLINTAHIKIRSGVYQDLTDADFIVIAASEATDKNNGDRTLLAQGNHDIIKGIMSQIAEVTQEAVVILISNPVDSMVYFANQIDYPAHKIIGTGTALETSRFKTIIADHYQIDPNNVEAFVIGEHGQHAIPVWSKVHIHGMELSEFEALSDRPAIDKSHISSIINEVSMDVFYQKGWTNAAISKVTSFLIQSIALDQRTITPLTSLSSEYGLEDGAFSLPTLIDKKGIVQRFAITLDKEEERELKEAYEYIRQTIHTAQQ, encoded by the coding sequence ATGTCTAAGCTAGGTATTATTGGTTTAGGAAAAGTGGGTACGCAAGTACTTACAGATGTACAGCAACTGAATTTGTTTTCAGAGATTATTTTAATTGATGATAGAGCGGACGTGGCAAGTGGTGAAGCACTTGACCATATTCACTCGCAAGGACTGATAAATACTGCACATATCAAGATTCGTAGCGGTGTCTATCAAGACTTAACGGATGCAGACTTTATCGTCATAGCTGCGAGTGAAGCAACCGATAAAAATAATGGTGACCGTACATTATTAGCGCAAGGAAATCACGACATCATTAAGGGCATAATGTCCCAAATAGCTGAAGTGACGCAAGAGGCGGTTGTGATTCTGATATCTAATCCTGTAGATTCTATGGTTTACTTTGCAAATCAAATAGATTACCCAGCCCATAAAATTATTGGTACGGGTACGGCTCTAGAGACATCAAGATTTAAAACAATTATAGCCGATCATTATCAAATTGATCCAAATAATGTGGAAGCTTTTGTCATTGGGGAACATGGTCAACATGCAATCCCCGTGTGGAGTAAAGTGCATATTCATGGTATGGAACTATCGGAATTTGAGGCATTAAGTGACCGTCCAGCAATTGATAAGTCACACATATCGTCCATTATCAACGAAGTGTCGATGGATGTTTTTTACCAAAAAGGGTGGACCAACGCAGCGATATCAAAAGTGACATCATTTTTGATACAGTCCATTGCATTGGATCAGAGAACAATTACACCATTGACTTCCCTGAGTTCAGAATATGGCTTAGAAGATGGTGCATTTAGTTTACCAACATTAATAGATAAAAAGGGTATTGTTCAAAGATTTGCGATAACATTAGACAAAGAAGAAGAACGCGAACTTAAAGAAGCATATGAATATATTAGACAAACGATTCATACAGCACAACAATAG
- a CDS encoding MetQ/NlpA family ABC transporter substrate-binding protein — MRKWFILGSLFVLTIILAACGKSNGEKEDKEITIAASPAPHGVVLEHAKEEMKKKGYDLKIKTVNDYKVPNKLLDKGDVDANAFQHTPYLKAEKKDHNYKIEEAGKVFTTPMGVYSKKYKDIKDIPKGSTIYVSNNPAEEGRFLSFFVDKGLIKIKKGVSIEDAKFDDIVENKKDLKFNNKQGAEFLPKTYNSKEGAAVIMNSNYAIDNGLTPHKDAIAIEGKSSPFANIVAVQEGHKNDKKFKELMKVLQSKEMKKFITDKYGQDVIPYEK; from the coding sequence ATGAGAAAATGGTTTATTTTAGGATCATTGTTTGTGTTAACGATTATACTAGCAGCATGTGGTAAATCGAATGGTGAAAAAGAGGATAAGGAAATTACGATTGCTGCTTCGCCAGCGCCCCATGGCGTCGTACTTGAACATGCAAAAGAAGAAATGAAAAAGAAAGGCTATGATTTAAAAATAAAAACAGTTAATGATTATAAGGTTCCTAATAAATTATTAGATAAAGGAGATGTTGATGCGAATGCATTTCAACATACACCGTATCTTAAAGCAGAAAAGAAAGACCATAATTATAAAATAGAAGAAGCCGGGAAAGTGTTCACGACACCGATGGGCGTTTATAGTAAAAAATATAAAGACATTAAAGATATCCCTAAAGGTTCTACCATTTATGTATCAAACAATCCTGCTGAAGAAGGTCGTTTCTTGTCATTCTTTGTTGATAAAGGCTTAATCAAAATTAAAAAAGGTGTCAGTATTGAAGATGCTAAGTTTGATGACATTGTAGAAAATAAAAAAGATTTGAAATTTAATAACAAGCAAGGTGCGGAATTCTTACCTAAAACTTATAATAGTAAAGAAGGCGCAGCAGTGATAATGAATTCTAATTATGCGATTGATAATGGTCTAACACCACATAAAGATGCAATTGCTATAGAAGGAAAATCATCACCATTTGCGAATATTGTTGCCGTACAAGAAGGACATAAAAACGATAAAAAATTCAAAGAACTTATGAAAGTTTTACAATCTAAAGAGATGAAGAAATTTATAACTGATAAATATGGACAAGATGTTATTCCGTATGAAAAATAA
- the panE gene encoding 2-dehydropantoate 2-reductase: protein MRILVLGAGGIGGYFGGRLAESGQNVTFLVRPKRKSFLERNGLAIHSEQGDYHFNPQLITKDDRVAPFDVILLSSKSYHLEQAMTDLKPFVDGHTAIIPLLNGVAHIPQLQSIFGKDKVMGGYCVIETTLDSMGEIIQTSPFDKLFFGELDGSKSERAQKIAQAFSETKAEFKLSTSIEQGMWHKYLMITVLSSITTLMHAPIGPIRDSDGGINFVRSLYNEVASIMRAHRAPLADDIVSQYMTSFNQLSYHFKTSMQRDMEKGLNIETGHLQGYLLNLADTYQIDAPLLKCVYQNHKVYKEMLK from the coding sequence ATGCGTATATTAGTATTAGGTGCTGGCGGTATCGGAGGCTATTTTGGAGGCAGATTAGCCGAAAGCGGACAGAACGTGACATTCTTAGTAAGACCCAAACGCAAGTCATTTTTAGAAAGAAATGGATTAGCCATCCACAGTGAGCAGGGAGATTATCATTTCAATCCTCAACTCATTACAAAAGACGATCGCGTAGCGCCTTTCGATGTTATTTTACTTTCTTCTAAATCCTATCATTTAGAGCAAGCCATGACAGATTTGAAACCATTTGTCGATGGTCATACTGCCATCATTCCATTATTAAACGGCGTCGCACATATTCCACAATTACAATCTATCTTTGGTAAAGACAAAGTTATGGGTGGCTATTGTGTGATAGAAACAACATTAGATAGTATGGGAGAAATCATACAAACAAGCCCTTTTGATAAACTCTTTTTTGGAGAACTAGATGGAAGTAAAAGTGAACGCGCACAAAAAATTGCACAAGCATTTTCTGAAACAAAGGCAGAATTCAAATTAAGCACTTCAATCGAACAAGGCATGTGGCACAAATATTTAATGATTACTGTGTTATCCAGTATCACAACATTAATGCATGCGCCTATTGGTCCTATTCGAGACAGTGATGGTGGCATTAACTTCGTTCGCTCTTTATACAATGAAGTCGCTTCGATAATGCGTGCACATCGAGCGCCACTCGCAGACGATATTGTATCACAATATATGACATCATTTAATCAGTTATCATACCATTTTAAGACTTCTATGCAACGTGACATGGAAAAAGGATTAAATATTGAAACAGGTCACTTACAAGGTTATTTATTAAACTTAGCCGATACGTACCAAATTGACGCCCCATTACTTAAATGCGTCTACCAAAACCATAAAGTCTATAAAGAAATGCTTAAATAA
- a CDS encoding HTH domain-containing protein, giving the protein MLSKRQYHILMFILECETFVQIHHLATHFNVTERTIQYDLEYIEDMASNLGLIIQRTKQEGVKITTTPEQLKRFAHKSTTHTIHYAKEERLLYITLKLLEANTPTSSQVLATTVSVSRRTIVEDLKSVQNWLEQHDYLAIAECAFVDLAHLNKVFKYRYGVTAYQYMSKLK; this is encoded by the coding sequence ATGTTAAGTAAGCGACAGTATCATATTTTAATGTTCATACTTGAATGTGAAACTTTTGTGCAAATTCATCATTTAGCAACGCACTTTAATGTTACAGAAAGAACGATACAGTACGATCTTGAATACATTGAAGATATGGCAAGTAACCTAGGTTTAATTATTCAAAGGACTAAGCAAGAGGGGGTCAAAATAACCACAACACCAGAACAGTTAAAGCGCTTTGCACATAAATCGACAACGCATACAATACATTATGCAAAAGAAGAGCGCTTGTTATATATAACGTTAAAATTACTTGAAGCCAATACGCCGACATCATCACAAGTGCTTGCGACCACCGTATCTGTTTCAAGACGAACGATTGTGGAAGATTTGAAAAGCGTTCAAAATTGGTTAGAGCAGCATGACTATCTTGCTATAGCAGAATGTGCTTTCGTAGATTTAGCGCATTTAAATAAGGTATTTAAATATCGATATGGCGTAACAGCTTATCAATATATGTCAAAACTAAAATAA
- a CDS encoding amino acid ABC transporter ATP-binding protein, with the protein MIELKNIKKSFDDKEVIKGIDLNVNQGEVVTFIGRSGSGKTTLLRMINALELPTEGAVYVNGETYSNADKKSQIKVRKQSGMVFQSYNLFPHKTALENVMEGLITVKKTKKDEAKQQALALLEKVDLTAVKDQRPNALSGGQQQRVAIARALAMNPKVMLFDEPTSALDPELVNDVLRVIKDLANEGMTMIIVTHEMRFAKEVSNKIVFIHDGVIGESGPPEQIFNHPQSAELQRFLNMIREV; encoded by the coding sequence ATGATTGAATTAAAAAATATAAAAAAATCATTTGATGATAAAGAAGTTATCAAAGGGATTGATTTAAACGTTAATCAAGGAGAAGTTGTGACATTTATTGGACGATCAGGTTCAGGTAAGACGACTTTGTTGCGAATGATTAATGCTTTAGAGTTGCCTACAGAAGGTGCTGTGTATGTTAATGGAGAGACTTATAGCAATGCAGACAAGAAATCACAGATAAAAGTCCGTAAACAGTCGGGCATGGTATTTCAAAGTTATAATTTATTCCCACATAAAACGGCATTAGAAAATGTAATGGAAGGTCTCATTACTGTTAAAAAAACGAAAAAAGATGAAGCAAAGCAACAAGCATTAGCTTTATTGGAAAAAGTAGATTTAACTGCTGTAAAAGATCAAAGACCGAATGCTTTATCTGGAGGGCAACAGCAACGTGTAGCAATTGCTAGAGCTTTAGCCATGAATCCAAAAGTAATGCTGTTTGATGAACCTACGTCTGCGTTAGATCCAGAACTCGTTAATGATGTGCTTCGTGTCATCAAGGACCTAGCTAATGAAGGTATGACAATGATTATCGTGACGCATGAAATGCGATTTGCTAAAGAAGTATCTAACAAGATTGTATTTATACATGATGGTGTAATTGGAGAATCTGGGCCTCCAGAGCAAATCTTTAATCATCCACAAAGCGCTGAACTACAAAGATTTTTAAATATGATTCGTGAAGTTTAA
- a CDS encoding amino acid ABC transporter permease, with product MFLNLNTEQQHALDAAGQAFAPMLEGLVKFSIPITLVTFLLGLVIALLTALMRISTSRILRGIARFYISIIRGTPMIVQLFIIFYGIPELGRLLTNNSENQWTLAPVIAAIIGLSLNVGAYASEIIRGGIMSIPKGQTEAAYSIGMNYRQTIQRIILPQAIRVSVPALGNTFLSLIKDTSLLGFILVAEMFRKAQEVASTTYEYLTIYLLVALMYWVVCFIISIAQNFYESYLERGYRS from the coding sequence ATGTTTCTAAATCTTAATACTGAACAGCAACATGCACTAGACGCAGCTGGTCAAGCATTTGCACCGATGCTTGAAGGATTAGTGAAATTTTCTATACCTATTACATTAGTAACCTTTTTGTTAGGTTTAGTGATTGCGTTACTCACTGCGTTAATGCGCATTTCAACAAGCCGTATTTTAAGAGGGATTGCTCGTTTTTATATTTCAATCATCCGAGGTACACCGATGATTGTACAATTATTCATTATCTTTTACGGGATCCCTGAACTCGGCAGATTATTGACAAATAACTCTGAAAATCAATGGACGTTAGCACCAGTTATCGCAGCAATTATTGGCTTATCATTAAATGTAGGGGCATATGCTTCTGAAATTATTCGTGGAGGTATTATGTCTATACCTAAGGGTCAAACAGAAGCGGCCTATTCAATCGGTATGAATTATCGACAAACGATTCAACGTATTATCTTGCCACAAGCGATTAGAGTATCCGTACCAGCATTAGGTAATACATTTTTAAGTTTAATTAAAGATACATCACTTTTAGGATTTATATTAGTAGCTGAAATGTTTAGAAAAGCACAAGAAGTCGCTTCAACGACATACGAGTATTTAACTATTTATCTACTTGTAGCACTTATGTACTGGGTGGTTTGCTTTATCATTTCAATTGCACAAAACTTCTATGAATCTTATCTTGAAAGAGGGTATCGCTCATGA